One Deltaproteobacteria bacterium DNA segment encodes these proteins:
- a CDS encoding tetratricopeptide repeat protein → MKDYDEALKLDGKNARIYANRGVIRVRQEKSDDAQKDFQKAVELDPSLKDKVDALMAPAKR, encoded by the coding sequence GTGAAAGATTATGACGAAGCACTCAAGCTCGACGGAAAGAACGCCAGAATCTACGCCAACCGCGGCGTGATCCGGGTAAGACAAGAAAAAAGCGACGACGCTCAGAAAGATTTCCAAAAGGCGGTCGAACTCGACCCGAGCCTTAAAGACAAAGTCGACGCGCTAATGGCGCCAGCCAAACGGTAA
- a CDS encoding tetratricopeptide repeat protein yields MPLDTHMRPIRNFLLLLLAFPALAFGAEAQNAFSDGVKYYQAGKFKEAVGAFDRAVKAAPKSDEAYNNRGLAYFKMGQSDHAIKDYEEAIKLNPKSTDAYFNLGNAQLAQKQYERAVKTFDEVLKLDANAPRAHRQRGLAHIALKQFDKAIGDLSQAQKGDAKDVEIYYNRGLAYRRLGKNELAVQDYSEAIKLQPKNAESYNNRANAYSLLGNTTKR; encoded by the coding sequence ATGCCTCTAGACACCCACATGAGACCAATTCGGAACTTCTTGCTCCTCTTGTTAGCGTTCCCTGCCCTCGCTTTTGGCGCCGAGGCGCAAAACGCTTTTAGCGACGGGGTTAAATATTACCAGGCCGGCAAATTTAAAGAGGCGGTCGGCGCGTTCGATCGCGCCGTCAAGGCCGCGCCGAAATCCGATGAAGCCTACAACAACCGCGGCCTGGCCTATTTCAAAATGGGCCAGAGCGACCACGCCATTAAAGACTACGAAGAAGCAATCAAGCTCAATCCCAAATCGACCGACGCCTACTTCAATCTTGGCAACGCCCAATTAGCGCAGAAACAGTACGAGCGCGCGGTCAAAACTTTCGACGAAGTGCTCAAGCTCGACGCCAACGCGCCGCGCGCCCATCGCCAACGCGGCTTGGCGCATATCGCGCTCAAGCAATTCGACAAGGCGATCGGCGATTTGAGTCAAGCGCAGAAAGGCGACGCCAAGGATGTGGAGATCTATTACAACCGCGGCCTCGCCTACCGCCGCCTCGGTAAAAACGAGCTGGCGGTGCAAGATTACAGCGAAGCGATCAAGCTCCAACCGAAAAACGCCGAGTCCTACAACAACCGCGCCAACGCCTATTCCCTACTCGGTAATACGACGAAGCGGTGA